Proteins encoded together in one Planctomyces sp. SH-PL14 window:
- the budA gene encoding acetolactate decarboxylase, whose amino-acid sequence MSNGFGWRCLGMGVLAAVVGCSRPEEPAPAAPTASVAQPKGLAVDDALVQFSLISALASGDYSDGAPLSQVLAGGDFGIGTFDRLDGELIVLEGKIYQALADGAVRSADLGGSTPFAAVTFFNEDGRIENLTAATLEDLDAQLDRQLPRANSPYAIRIDADLRELTLRSVPAQVPPFPPLVEVVKQQSTWKRNNVRGTLIGFRCPTWVGTLNVSGYHWHFLSEDRKFGGHVLGCEFRDGLARYDECESVLIQIPRSKGFDAFRPDEIKKQDINVIERQRTQTERP is encoded by the coding sequence ATGTCGAACGGATTCGGATGGCGATGTCTCGGGATGGGAGTCCTGGCGGCGGTTGTCGGCTGCTCGCGCCCCGAGGAGCCGGCCCCGGCCGCGCCGACGGCGTCCGTTGCCCAGCCAAAGGGGCTGGCGGTTGACGATGCGCTCGTTCAGTTTTCGCTGATCTCGGCGCTCGCTTCGGGGGACTACTCGGACGGGGCGCCGCTGTCTCAGGTGCTGGCCGGTGGAGACTTCGGGATCGGGACGTTCGACCGTCTCGACGGTGAGCTGATCGTCCTCGAGGGGAAGATCTATCAGGCGCTGGCGGATGGCGCGGTCCGGTCGGCCGATCTGGGCGGATCGACGCCGTTTGCGGCAGTCACGTTCTTCAACGAGGACGGGCGGATCGAGAACCTGACGGCGGCAACGCTCGAAGACCTCGACGCGCAGCTCGACCGGCAGTTGCCGCGGGCGAACTCACCGTATGCGATCCGGATCGACGCCGATCTGCGGGAGCTGACGCTACGGAGCGTCCCGGCGCAGGTGCCGCCGTTCCCGCCGCTCGTGGAGGTCGTGAAGCAGCAGTCCACGTGGAAGCGGAACAATGTCCGCGGGACGTTGATCGGGTTCCGGTGTCCGACCTGGGTCGGGACGCTGAACGTGTCGGGGTATCACTGGCACTTCCTGAGCGAGGACCGCAAGTTCGGCGGCCACGTGCTGGGGTGCGAGTTCCGGGACGGGCTGGCCCGGTATGACGAGTGTGAGTCGGTGCTGATTCAGATCCCGCGGTCGAAGGGTTTTGACGCATTCCGGCCGGACGAGATCAAGAAGCAGGACATCAACGTGATCGAGCGGCAGCGAACGCAGACAGAGCGCCCGTAA
- a CDS encoding AAA family ATPase, with product MTATQLPRRPDTRDRPAATSLAQESVRALRARLNRILRGKSDVIEQVLACLLARGHVLLEDKPGLGKTTLAKGLAAAIGGRFARIQCTPDLLPGDVTGFSLFNQQSQQFEFRPGPVFSDVLLTDEINRATPRTQSALLEAMAERQVTIDTVRHRLSAEFFVIATQNPIDQHGTYPLPEAQLDRFAMKLSIGYPDPQDELGMLQQALVAGADETDDEDPLFGENVLRGLHREVAGLYVDPRVQEYLLAIGQASRRHPQVTLGVSPRGLLVWQRVAQARAFLNDRSFVTPDDLQETALPVLGVRLGVEHSHPETTIREILDSIPVPDAQTPRGRT from the coding sequence GTGACAGCCACACAACTCCCCCGCCGCCCCGACACGCGGGACCGTCCCGCCGCGACCTCCTTGGCGCAGGAGTCCGTCCGCGCCCTGCGAGCGCGGCTGAACCGGATTCTCCGCGGCAAGAGCGACGTCATCGAACAGGTTCTGGCCTGTCTCCTGGCACGCGGGCACGTCCTGCTCGAAGACAAGCCGGGCCTCGGCAAGACGACGCTCGCCAAAGGGCTCGCGGCGGCGATCGGCGGCCGGTTTGCGCGGATCCAGTGCACGCCGGACCTTCTGCCGGGGGACGTGACCGGATTCAGTCTCTTCAACCAGCAGTCGCAGCAGTTCGAGTTCCGTCCGGGGCCGGTCTTCTCCGACGTCCTGCTGACCGACGAAATCAACCGCGCCACGCCGCGGACGCAGAGTGCCCTCCTTGAGGCGATGGCCGAACGGCAGGTGACGATCGACACCGTCCGGCATCGGCTCTCGGCGGAGTTCTTCGTCATCGCCACGCAGAACCCGATCGATCAGCACGGAACCTATCCGCTTCCAGAGGCGCAGCTCGACCGCTTCGCCATGAAGCTCAGCATCGGTTACCCCGATCCGCAGGACGAGCTCGGGATGCTGCAGCAGGCCCTTGTCGCCGGGGCGGACGAGACCGACGACGAAGACCCGCTCTTCGGCGAGAACGTGCTTCGCGGGCTCCATCGCGAAGTGGCCGGTCTCTATGTCGATCCGCGGGTCCAGGAGTACCTGCTCGCGATCGGCCAGGCCTCGCGGCGGCATCCGCAGGTGACGCTCGGGGTCAGTCCGCGGGGGCTGCTCGTCTGGCAACGGGTCGCCCAGGCCCGCGCGTTCCTGAACGACCGCTCCTTTGTCACGCCGGACGATCTCCAGGAGACCGCGCTGCCGGTCCTGGGAGTCCGCCTCGGAGTCGAGCACAGCCATCCCGAGACGACGATTCGCGAGATCCTCGACTCGATCCCAGTCCCCGATGCTCAGACTCCGCGAGGGCGGACATGA
- a CDS encoding PepSY domain-containing protein, with product MKPFLTWTAALALSGTALLADTVPTGQPLTTILANVEKGGYRDVTEVSVDDGEWEVEALRDGQPVGLRIVPATGEIRSVHADEPHPALPKEALSLPEILKKLEAAGYTQVSKLELEPAGWEVECWKGGSERDLLIDVRTGQVLSDRADD from the coding sequence ATGAAACCTTTCCTCACCTGGACAGCCGCGCTGGCCCTTTCCGGAACCGCTCTGCTGGCCGACACCGTTCCGACCGGACAGCCCCTGACGACGATCCTGGCGAACGTCGAGAAGGGAGGATACCGGGACGTGACGGAAGTCTCCGTCGACGATGGCGAGTGGGAAGTGGAAGCCCTTCGCGACGGTCAGCCGGTCGGCCTGCGGATCGTCCCCGCGACCGGCGAGATCCGCAGCGTCCACGCCGATGAGCCGCACCCCGCTCTCCCCAAGGAGGCCCTCTCGCTCCCCGAGATCCTCAAGAAGCTCGAGGCCGCCGGATACACGCAGGTCTCCAAGCTGGAACTGGAACCGGCGGGCTGGGAGGTGGAGTGCTGGAAGGGAGGCTCCGAACGGGACCTGCTCATCGACGTGCGGACGGGACAGGTCCTTTCGGATCGGGCGGACGACTGA
- a CDS encoding permease has product MDRLFWGVVLRTTQSALQAAPFILTGLIITGVLHRLMGHAATRRMFGSNTLTSLAQSWVIGMLLPGCSLGVIPIVKQMRLSGIAVGTIFAFALSSPLFDPMSLLYGLTLSKPETILAFALCSLVVVMVCGGLFDRWFPNTEVQAEEPRATPHGIRRVAAVLLVMMRESVGISAVLIGVGLLGAGLLSLFLPAGSLQRTMAHDNPWSPLLMTVIALPAYATPMMAMGQLGSMFQHGNSIGAAFILLTFGAGMNLGLVAWMGWNYGWKKTAIWFGLMLGFVIAFSYGIERPLYPREIEPADHTHAFDTYCQPFLPGFPPPNGYPAEIALKLRRETQPHEIIGAAALLVLAIGGAALRIFDPSQRVEAWLARPRDEATLPAGRWDIVLPGPVLAVASLAVIVAFSVMGCFAYYPSASESIEELRLANSEAMDGAMTRHAAHAEHWIPLCQSWNRRLLVGMYLRSGTVSDYVRMKSKIYRDQLELLEHMVEDEDPPEELRRQALTSTRAYLALSRAIRETEAKSSL; this is encoded by the coding sequence ATGGACCGTCTCTTCTGGGGCGTCGTGCTCAGGACCACGCAGTCCGCGCTCCAGGCGGCCCCTTTCATCCTGACCGGCCTCATCATCACCGGCGTCCTCCACCGCCTGATGGGGCACGCCGCCACGCGGCGGATGTTCGGGTCGAATACCTTGACCTCGCTCGCGCAGTCGTGGGTGATCGGCATGCTCCTGCCGGGCTGCTCGCTCGGCGTGATTCCGATCGTCAAGCAGATGCGGCTGAGTGGGATCGCGGTCGGGACGATCTTCGCCTTCGCGCTGTCGTCGCCGCTGTTCGACCCGATGTCGCTCCTCTATGGTCTGACGCTGTCGAAGCCCGAGACGATCCTCGCCTTCGCCCTCTGCTCGCTCGTCGTCGTCATGGTCTGCGGCGGTCTCTTTGACCGGTGGTTCCCGAACACCGAAGTCCAAGCCGAGGAACCGCGGGCCACGCCGCACGGCATCCGCCGCGTGGCGGCCGTCCTGCTGGTGATGATGCGGGAGTCCGTCGGGATCTCGGCCGTGCTGATCGGGGTCGGGCTTCTGGGGGCGGGCCTGCTCAGCCTCTTCCTTCCGGCGGGCAGCCTGCAGCGGACGATGGCCCACGACAACCCCTGGTCCCCGCTCCTCATGACGGTCATCGCCCTCCCGGCCTACGCCACGCCGATGATGGCGATGGGACAACTCGGCTCGATGTTCCAGCACGGCAACTCGATCGGCGCCGCCTTCATCCTGCTCACGTTCGGAGCGGGGATGAACCTCGGCCTCGTTGCCTGGATGGGCTGGAACTACGGCTGGAAGAAGACGGCGATCTGGTTCGGTTTGATGCTGGGGTTCGTGATCGCCTTCTCGTACGGGATCGAACGGCCGCTCTACCCGCGGGAGATCGAACCGGCGGATCACACCCATGCCTTCGACACCTATTGCCAGCCGTTCCTCCCCGGCTTTCCGCCGCCGAACGGCTACCCCGCCGAGATCGCCTTGAAGCTGCGTCGCGAGACCCAGCCGCACGAGATCATCGGCGCCGCGGCGCTCCTCGTTCTGGCGATCGGCGGCGCCGCGCTGCGGATCTTCGACCCCTCCCAGCGGGTCGAAGCCTGGCTGGCCCGGCCTCGCGACGAAGCGACATTGCCGGCGGGCCGATGGGACATCGTGCTTCCCGGTCCCGTCCTGGCGGTCGCGTCGCTGGCGGTCATCGTCGCCTTCAGCGTCATGGGCTGCTTCGCTTACTACCCCTCGGCTTCCGAGTCGATCGAGGAGCTACGGCTCGCCAACTCCGAGGCGATGGACGGCGCCATGACGCGGCACGCCGCGCATGCGGAGCACTGGATCCCGCTCTGTCAGAGCTGGAACCGCCGGCTCCTTGTCGGGATGTATCTCCGCAGCGGCACGGTCAGTGACTATGTGCGGATGAAGAGCAAGATCTACCGCGACCAGCTCGAACTCCTTGAACACATGGTCGAGGACGAGGATCCGCCGGAGGAGCTGCGTCGACAGGCGCTCACTTCGACGCGTGCTTACCTGGCGCTCTCGCGGGCGATTCGAGAGACGGAGGCGAAATCTTCGCTGTAG